A DNA window from Coffea arabica cultivar ET-39 chromosome 6c, Coffea Arabica ET-39 HiFi, whole genome shotgun sequence contains the following coding sequences:
- the LOC113691455 gene encoding RNA polymerase II C-terminal domain phosphatase-like 4 translates to MSLTADSPVHSPSTSGEDFAAFLDAELDSASDASPHPEEAEEEVVEEEEAENKGGDTDDYDLDSEKIKRRKVEILESSLDVEAMTSQEVEIQTSGASSDKDVCSHPGVIGGLCIRCGLKMDDESGVAFSYIHKNLRLANDEIARLRDKDLKNLLRKKKLYLVLDLDHTLLNSSRFLDLTVDEGYLKGSRDDLSDALKNSLYKLDYMHMMTKLRPFVHSFLKEASDLFEMYIYTMGERAYALQMAKLLDPEDVYFNSRVIAQGDCTQRHQKGLDIVLGQESAVLILDDTEAVWGKHKENLILMERYHFFASSCRQFGFGSKSLSERKTDESESEGALATVLRVLQQIHSTFFDTEHSASLVDRDVRQVLITVRKEVLKGCKVVFTRVFPTQFQGENHHLWKMAERLGAICSSEVDPSVTHVVSLDPGTEKSIWAVQEGKYLVHPRWIEAANYLWKKQPEESYPVSNPKNQ, encoded by the exons ATGAGCTTAACAGCAGACTCACCTGTGCACTCTCCAAGCACAAGTGGCGAGGATTTTGCTGCATTTCTTGATGCAGAGTTGGATTCTGCCTCTGATGCATCACCTCATCCAGAAGAAGCAGAGGAGGAAgtagtagaagaagaagaagcagaaaaCAAAGGTGGCGACACTGACGACTATGACTTAGACTCTGAGAA GATTAAAAGGCGCAAGGTTGAGATTCTTGAGAGCTCATTAGATGTAGAAGCTATGACGTCCCAGGAAGTTGAGATACAAACTTCAG GAGCATCTTCGGATAAGGATGTTTGTTCACATCCTGGTGTGATTGGTGGGTTATGTATACGGTGTGGGCTGAAGATGGATGATGAGTCTGGTGTTGCATTCAGCTACATACACAAG AATCTAAGGCTGGCTAATGACGAGATTGCTCGATTacgtgataaagacttgaagaACCTGCTTCGCAAGAAAAAACTTTACTTGGTTCTTGATTTAGATCACACACTGCTGAACTCAAGTCGGTTTTTAGACCTTACAGTAGATGAGGGTTACTTGAAGGGCTCCAGAGATGATCTATCTG ATGCTTTGAAGAACAGCTTATACAAACTAGACTATATGCATATGATGACCAAGTTAAGGCCCTTCGTCCATAGTTTCTTGAAAGAAGCAAGCGACTTGTTTGAGATGTACATATACACAATGGGTGAACGTGCATATGCATTGCAAATGGCAAAATTGCTTGACCCTGAAGATGTTTATTTCAACTCCAGAGTGATTGCACAAGGAGATTGCACACAGAGACACCAGAAAGGTCTTGATATTGTTTTGGGGCAAGAAAGTGCTGTCTTAATACTTGATGACACGGAAGCG GTCTGGGGAAAACACAAGGAGAATTTGATATTGATGGAAAGATATCATTTTTTTGCTTCAAGTTGTCGTCAATTTGGCTTCGGTTCAAAATCACTCTCTGAGCGTAAAACTGATGAAAGTGAAAGTGAAGGAGCCCTTGCTACGGTTCTTAGAGTTCTTCAGCAGATACATTCTACCTTTTTTGACACG GAACATAGTGCAAGTCTTGTTGATCGAGATGTGAGGCAG GTGCTAATAACAGTTAGGAAGGAAGTTTTGAAGGGTTGCAAGGTTGTATTTACTCGCGTTTTCCCCACACAGTTTCAGGGTGAAAATCATCACCTATGGAAAATGGCAGAGCGGTTGGGAGCTATATGTTCATCTGAAGTTGACCCGTCAGTAACACATGTCGTCTCTTTGGATCCGGGAACAGAGAAATCCATTTGGGCAGTGCAGGAGGGAAAATATTTGGTCCATCCAAGGTGGATTGAAGCTGCGAACTATTTGTGGAAAAAACAACCTGAAGAGAGCTATCCTGTTAGTAATCCAAAGAACCAGTGA